From Montipora foliosa isolate CH-2021 chromosome 6, ASM3666993v2, whole genome shotgun sequence, a single genomic window includes:
- the LOC138007826 gene encoding proline-rich transmembrane protein 1-like, with amino-acid sequence MAVYPQGNLDPQLPPYAPPPDSTPGFQNAPAQYPPPGQDYGIKNPSGPVTQEPPVQGANTPQFRYPTQLPHQYPPHPGYQAPVSAQPGYQYASAPITTQHNTVTVVQQGGPGVILAPQVAPPDYRGLSWFACFFCCCPIGICAILKSNQTRDAILRGDMVTANQLSTETRKLANTAIVVGVVIIVVFMIIRFAVYSAV; translated from the exons ATCCCCAGCTTCCACCATATGCTCCACCCCCTGACAGCACTCCTGGGTTTCAAAATGCCCCGGCCCAGTATCCCCCTCCTGGTCAAGATTATGGTATCAAAAACCCTTCTGGTCCAGTGACTCAGGAACCACCAGTGCAAGGTGCTAACACACCTCAGTTTCGTTACCCAACACAACTGCCTCACCAGTACCCACCACACCCAGGCTACCAAGCACCAGTCAGCGCTCAGCCAGGTTACCAATATGCTAGTGCTCCAATCACAACTCAGCATAACACCGTCACAGTTGTG CAGCAGGGTGGACCAGGTGTCATTCTTGCTCCACAGGTTGCACCACCTGACTACCGTGGGTTGTCCTGGTTTGCCTGTTTCTTTTGCTGCTGTCCAATAGGAATTTGTGCTATACTGAAGTCAAATCAG ACTAGAGATGCAATTTTACGAGGAGACATGGTGACTGCCAACCAATTGAGTACGGAGACGAGGAAGTTAGCCAACACCGCAATAGTGGTTGGGGTTGTTATCATTGTGGTCTTTATGATTATCCGTTTTGCAGTGTATTCTGCTGTGTAA